One window of the Pieris rapae chromosome 11, ilPieRapa1.1, whole genome shotgun sequence genome contains the following:
- the LOC111003948 gene encoding protein serrate yields MSPRTPRRSPLLLALALATTLQCAAGAGVFELQVLEFSNYRLQLASGRCCGGSEPATGTSPTVSAPSATCARPCRTRFALCLKEYQSAAAPGACSFGRAASPVLGTDSFTLADPLYTLALPFSFRWTRSFTLILQAYDDYDYVGGVDGESGLIEQAWWSGIVEPGAEWHALRHAGSAAALAYRVRVLCQPNYYNTTCTSFCRPRDDKFGHYSCSPQGDKRCLQGWQGDNCEKPVCKEGCHPAHGRCDRPGECLCRPGWRGDLCAQCQPYPGCKHGYCNGSSWDCTCDTNWGGILCDQDLNYCGTHEPCQHGGTCENTAPDQYLCTCAEGFSGADCERVDNPCAPQPCAHGTCELSAATTGFTCVCERGWTGARCDLDADDCASMPCLNGALCHDRLDAFQCDCVAGWRGLTCTEDVDECAEVQVGPEGSLGPCVNAAACNNTAGAYSCTCLAGWTGRDCEHNVDDCTGQCLNGATCIDLVDDFHCACAAGWAGRTCAEDVDDCAPRPCRNGGECVDLLDAYRCICPVGFSGVDCEDDRDHCAGSPCANGATCYTAQSDYYCHCAPGWTGKNCTQRVVSPLLLKEPNECVPNPCQNNGSCSSGSGGYSCVCRDGWTGETCTKTVEAVCSPPCSNGGSCALLPAPLNEMPRARCVCAPGWAGPACDLSLAPQIVPAAGPCPCLHGGSCVAVGGAWACACRSGWGGARCEIPADACVSAPCRNGARCVGGAGWWACECLPGWAGPDCGAPACQPTCPPPSLCAPAASATRCLCPARPSHVARRCLELIAGLGEESETRDVTGSDEAEPLAANAASEAPGACGAENGTWWWGCNACRCARGEAVCTRLWCGLADCLAPGALACRTDEVCVPAAPALCLRPPCAPLGECRRVAGRRVEPPALPAPAACWPGARAPPPPGCARAELRLARERLAPGAHVERACGALRRALAAALTDRVTPAPPLTLLCDLAADDDDALDLALWAGEDDGRQPPTEDETSALASAVKALSELVARRRLNHHALLGAALRLRLSAATPPPASPAAPAAVPQPTSGPALLILAATVPLLLLGAAAATALLVKRRRIAAAAEERTRRHDEEKSNNLQNEENLRRYANPLGGRGEAEALPRAHSLYKAQNADARNNAPTREKELTKRALPPPDPPPAARHPPPERLTVLV; encoded by the exons ATGAGCCCGCGCACGCCGCGGCGCTCGCCGCTGCTGCTCGCCCTCGCCCTCGCCACCACGCTGCAA TGTGCGGCGGGGGCGGGCGTGTTCGAGCTGCAGGTTCTGGAGTTCTCCAATTACCGGCTGCAGCTTGCGTCGGGTCGCTGCTGCGGCGGAAGCGAACCCGCGACGGGCACCTCTCCGACGGTTTCCGCACCTTCTGCAACCTGCGCACGTCCGTGTCGCACGCGGTTTGCCCTGTGCCTTAAGGAATACCAGTCGGCGGCGGCGCCTGGCGCCTGCTCATTCGGCCGAGCGGCTTCCCCCGTCCTCGGCACAGACTCGTTTACGCTCGCTGACCCGCTATATACGCTCGCGTTGCCTTTTTCGTTCCGTTGGACGCGCTCCTTCACGCTGATTCTGCAGGCTTACGACGATTACGATTACGTGGGCGGTGTCGATGGTGAGAGTGGGCTTATCGAGCAAGCGTGGTGGTCTGGGATCGTGGAGCCGGGTGCCGAATGGCACGCTCTGAGACACGCTGGATCCGCTGCTGCGTTGGCCTACCGCGTGCGAGTCCTGTGCCAGCCTAACTACTACAACACCACCTGCACCAGCTTCTGCCGCCCGCGTGATGACAAGTTCGGCCACTACTCGTGCTCGCCGCAGGGCGACAAGCGATGCCTACAAGGCTGGCAGGGTGATAACTGTGAGAAACCAGTGTGCAAAGAAGGGTGCCATCCGGCGCATGGCCGTTGCGATCGCCCCGGGGAATGTTT GTGTCGGCCGGGCTGGCGCGGAGACCTGTGCGCACAATGTCAGCCTTACCCGGGCTGCAAGCACGGCTACTGCAACGGCTCCTCCTGGGATTGCACTTGTGACACCAATTGGGGAGGCATCCTCTGCGACCAAGACCTCAACTACTGCGGTACGCATGAGCCATGCCAGCACGGAGGCACATGTGAGAACACGGCGCCCGACCAGTATTTGTGCACGTGTGCCGAAGGCTTCTCGGGCGCCGACTGCGAACGAGTCGACAACCCTTGCGCCCCACAGCCTTGTGCGCATGGCACGTGTGAGCTAAGCGCCGCCACCACCGGTTTTACATGCGTCTGCGAGCGTGGCTGGACCGGCGCGCGTTGCGATCTCGATGCCGACGACTGCGCCTCGATGCCCTGCCTTAACGGTGCGCTCTGCCACGACCGTCTCGACGCCTTCCAGTGTGACTGTGTAGCAGGGTGGCGCGGTCTCACTTGTACCGAGGATGTAGACGAGTGCGCTGAAGTCCAAGTTGGACCCGAGGGTTCTTTGGGACCATGTGTCAACGCGGCGGCCTGCAACAACACAGCAGGCGCTTACTCGTGCACTTGTCTCGCCGGCTGGACGGGCCGCGACTGCGAGCACAACGTGGACGACTGCACGGGTCAGTGTCTCAACGGAGCTACATGCATTGATCTGGTGGATGACTTTCACTGTGCGTGCGCAGCTGGTTGGGCGGGACGCACTTGCGCCGAAGACGTCGATGACTGCGCGCCGCGACCTTGCCGTAACGGCGGAGAATGCGTGGATCTACTCGACGCTTATCGCTGCATCTGCCCCGTTGGATTCTCGGGCGTGGACTGCGAG GACGATCGCGACCACTGCGCCGGCTCCCCGTGTGCTAACGGCGCCACTTGCTACACGGCTCAGAGCGACTACTATTGTCACTGTGCGCCCGGCTGGACCGGAAAGAATTGTACGCAGCGCGTCGTGTCGCCCCTGTTGCTAAAAGAACCAAACGAGTGCGTTCCGAATCCCTGCCAGAACAATGGAAGTTGCTCGAGCGGCTCCGGAGGCTATTCATGTGTCTGTCGTGACGGATGGACCG GTGAAACGTGTACGAAGACGGTGGAAGCAGTTTGTTCCCCACCTTGTTCCAACGGCGGGTCCTGTGCTCTGCTGCCTGCGCCGCTGAATGAGATGCCCCGCGCTCGCTGCGTCTGTGCCCCCGGCTGGGCCGGGCCCGCTTGTGATCTGTCCCTCGCTCCTCAG ATCGTCCCTGCCGCTGGCCCTTGTCCGTGCCTACACGGCGGCTCGTGCGTGGCAGTCGGCGGCGCCTGGGCCTGCGCCTGTCGTAGCGGCTGGGGTGGCGCACGCTGTGAGATCCCCGCCGACGCATGCGTCTCCGCACCTTGCCGAAATGGAGCGCGTTGCGTCGGCGGAGCTGGCTGGTGGGCGTGCGAGTGCCTGCCGGGTTGGGCCGGTCCCGATTGTGGCGCTCCCGCCTGCCAACCGACTTGCCCACCACCCTCTTTATGCGCACCCGCCGCCAGTGCAACACGCTGCCTCTGCCCCGCCAGGCCGTCGCACGTCGCCCGACGGTGTTTGGAAC tGATCGCCGGTCTGGGAGAAGAGAGTGAGACGAGAGATGTCACCGGAAGCGATGAAGCGGAGCCGCTGGCGGCAAACGCGGCGAGTGAAGCGCCCGGTGCGTGCGGTGCAGAGAACGGCACGTGGTGGTGGGGCTGTAATGCTTGCCGATGCGCGCGTGGCGAAGCGGTATGCACGCGCCTCTGGTGCGGCCTGGCCGATTGCCTGGCACCTGGTGCACTGGCGTGTCGGACTGACGAAGTCTGCGTCCCGGCCGCACCCGCACTGTGCCTGCGGCCGCCCTGCGCCCCACTGGGTGAGTGTCGGCGCGTGGCAGGTCGACGCGTAGAACCGCCCGCGTTGCCCGCCCCGGCTGCATGCTGGCCCGGCGCGCGGGCTCCACCTCCTCCAGGGTGCGCGAGAGCGGAGTTGCGACTTGCTCGAGAACGGTTGGCGCCGGGCGCTCATGTGGAGCGGGCTTGCGGGGCGTTGCGGCGGGCACTAGCTGCGGCCCTAACCGATCGTGTGACACCCGCTCCACCACTTACTCTGCTTTGCGATCTCGCAGCCGATGACGACGATGCCCTCGACTTGGCACTT tgGGCGGGAGAAGACGACGGGCGGCAGCCGCCAACCGAAGATGAGACGAGTGCGCTCGCGAGTGCCGTCAAGGCGCTGAGTGAGTTGGTAGCGCGTCGCCGCCTCAACCACCACGCGCTGCTCGGTGCCGCTCTTCGCCTGCGCCTGTCGGCCGCCACCCCACCTCCCGCCTCTCCCGCCGCGCCGGCCGCAGTGCCTCAGCCGACCTCCGGTCCCGCTCTGCTCATCCTGGCCGCCACCGTTCCGCTGCTACTCCTCGGTGCCGCCGCGGCGACCGCGCTGCTAGTTAAGCGTCGACGAATCGCCGCCGCCGCCGAAGAACGCACGCGACGCCACGACGAAGAGAAATCGAACAACTTGCAAAACGAAGAGAACCTCCGGCGCTACGCGAATCCCCTGGGCGGTCGAGGTGAGGCGGAGGCTTTGCCGCGCGCGCACTCGTTGTACAAGGCGCAGAACGCGGACGCCCGGAACAACGCTCCGACGCGCGAGAAGGAGCTCACGAAGCGAGCCCTTCCGCCTCCCGATCCACCGCCCGCCGCGAGGCATCCGCCCCCCGAAAGACTCACAGTGCTCGTCTGA